In the genome of Raphanus sativus cultivar WK10039 chromosome 4, ASM80110v3, whole genome shotgun sequence, one region contains:
- the LOC108855056 gene encoding 60S ribosomal protein L15-1: MGAYKYVSELWRKKQSDVMRFVQRVRCWEYRQQPSIVRLVRPTRPDKARRLGYKAKQGFVVYRVRVRRGGRKRPVPKGIVYGKPTNQGVTQLKFQRSKRSVAEERAGRKLGGLRVVNSYWLNEDSTYKYYEIILVDPAHNAVRNDPRINWICNPVHKHRELRGLTSEGKKNRGLRGKGHNNHKNRPSRRATWKKNNSLSLRRYR, encoded by the exons ATGG GTGCGTACAAGTATGTGTCTGAGCTATGGAGGAAGAAGCAGTCCGATGTGATGAGGTTTGTGCAGAGGGTGAGGTGCTGGGAGTACAGACAGCAGCCCTCAATTGTCCGTCTCGTCAGGCCTACTCGCCCCGACAAGGCTCGTCGTTTGGGTTACAAGGCCAAACAG GGCTTTGTGGTGTACCGTGTCCGTGTGAGACGTGGTGGACGCAAGAGGCCAGTGCCAAAGGGTATTGTCTATGGTAAACCCACAAACCAGGGAGTGACCCAACTCAAGTTCCAGAGGAGCAAGCGTTCTGTTGCTGAGGAGCGTGCCGGAAGGAAACTTGGTGGCCTAAGAGTCGTCAACTCCTACTGGCTCAACGAG GATTCGACCTACAAGTACTACGAGATCATCTTGGTTGACCCGGCACACAACGCTGTGCGTAATGACCCGAGAATCAACTGGATCTGCAACCCGGTTCACAAGCACCGTGAGCTCAGAGGACTTACATCGGAGGGAAAGAAGAACAGAGGACTGCGCGGAAAGGGTCACAACAACCACAAGAACCGCCCGTCTCGCAGAGCTACATGGAAGAAgaataactctctctctcttcgtcGTTACCGTTGA
- the LOC108855068 gene encoding uncharacterized protein LOC108855068, producing MPFTTVVEVEAPSLLRYLIGSAVMMIGVVLPVGYMMFRNKRVPSSSSYSKQTWGIHG from the exons ATGCCG TTCACGACGGTGGTGGAAGTGGAGGCTCCGAGTCTGTTACGTTACTTGATCGGATCGGCGGTGATGATGATAGGCGTGGTATTGCCAGTCGGTTACATGATGTTCCGCAACAAGCGCGTCCCTTCCTCCTCTTCCTACTCTAAACAGAC GTGGGGAATCCATGGTTGA